A region from the Corticium candelabrum chromosome 14, ooCorCand1.1, whole genome shotgun sequence genome encodes:
- the LOC134190239 gene encoding galactocerebrosidase-like isoform X1, protein MAQTIPFFVASVAVLASGQYVLDNSVGLGRKFDGIGGLSGGGATSRLLSNYPQEQLGQILDYLFKPNFGASLQILKVEIGGDAQSTDGTESSHMHSHDEENYQRGYEWMLMVEAKKRNPDIKLYGLSWAYPAWVGNGSDSPYKFPNLTAEYIVKWVLGAKKYYNLDIDYVGIWNERSYDSTYIKVLRHTLDENKLQHTRIVAHDGGWDIAGNILKDPDLANAVDIIGAHYPGTTSSSDAVMTGKQLWASEDYSTYNDLTGGGCWARLLNQNYVNGNMTSTISWNLIASYYSGLPFYRDGLMTAVHPWTGHYDVESPIWGAAHTTQFTQPGWSYLKHGYGVGHLNNGGSYVTLISPDKKDGTIVIETMSHDHSVCIRPRLSPYSVANQTASFELKGSLANIKTLHVWRTHHDFTGNGTIYFKQMSDIEVAGGKFSLSLDVDSIWTLSTTTGQKKGNYTNVPNPAPFPVPYHDDFDSYAEYSEAANFADQSGVFEIYDTKSSHGKVMRQVVLERPITWCNDANQPISLLGDQSWQDVNVSVEGMVEKNTSVFVAARVHTGGCGIAGTDGFFLWVSSDGPFTITSDLAGKKVLSKGDGHGKAGQWFTLSVHVLKQTAIAMIDGKIVYQTDSFTGSSSGWAAIGTSSFDYAQFDNFYVNSSALPCLSQPSAGQSVVMSAQSTNKMWQMNNDGTIQLVNTSLCLDLSGKTSVGGSNVVIEKCQSGSSTQTYLYDKAHMLLKLKQNNNCLDIMNMDTSEGAEVELWPCNGGANQQWIISSGPGLITTQLDNTYLAVCR, encoded by the exons ATGGCACAGACTATACCGTTTTTCGTTGCATCTGTAGCTGTTCTTGCCAGTGGTCAATACGTACTGGATAACAGCGTCGGGTTGGGCCGAAAGTTTGATGGAATTGGCGGTCTCAGTGGAGGCGGT GCAACTTCTCGTTTACTGTCCAACTACCCACAAGAGCAGCTTGGTCAAATTCTTGATTATTTGTTCAAACCAAACTTTGGAGCTTCACTGCAGATTCTGAAGGTGGAAATAGGAGGTGATGCTCAGAGCACAG ATGGAACTGAATCATCTCACATGCACAGTCATGACGAGGAGAACTACCAGAGGGGATATGAGTGGATGTTGATGGTGGAAGCAAAGAAG AGAAATCCTGACATCAAATTGTATGGTTTGTCATGGGCTTATCCAGCATgg GTTGGCAATGGTTCTGACAGTCCATACAAGTTTCCGAATCTGACTGCTGAATACATTGTCAAATGGGTACTTGGTGCGAAGAAGTATTATAATTTGGACATTGACTATGTTGGG ATTTGGAATGAACGTAGTTATGACTCTACATACATCAAG GTGTTGCGTCATACCTTGGATGAGAACAAGTTGCAGCACACACGTATTGTTGCTCACGATGGTGGTTGGGATATTGCTGGCAATATACTGAAAGATCCCGACCTTGCCAACGCCGTTGACATTATTGG TGCACATTATCCAGGAACGACTAGTTCATCGGATGCTGTGATGACTGGGAAACAATTGTGGGCAAGTGAAGACTACAGCACATACAATGACCTGACTGGCGGAGGCTGTTGGGCCAGA CTGTTGAATCAGAACTATGTCAATGGCAACATGACAAG CACCATATCCTGGAATTTAATTGCCAGCTATTATTCAGGTCTTCCTTTTTATCGAGATGGTCTCATGACAGCAGTCCATCCCTGGACTGgtcactatgatgtggaaAGTCCTATCTGGGGTGCAG cacacacaacacagttTACCCAACCAGGATGGTCATATCTAAAGCATGGATATGGTGTTGGCCATCTTAACAATGGAGGAAGTTATGTCACTCTCATATCACCGGACAAGAAAGATGGTACTATTGTTATAGAGACAATG AGTCATGACCACTCTGTGTGTATTCGACCGAGACTGTCACCTTATAGTGTTGCAAATCAGACAGCCAGTTTCGAACTGAAAGGCAGTTTG GCAAATATCAAAACTTTGCATGTGTGGCGAACACACCATGACTTCACAGGCAATGGCACAATCTATTTTAAGCAGATGAGTGACATCGAG GTTGCTGGAGGGAAATTCAGTTTATCCTTAGATGTTGATAGTATTTGGACGCTCAGCACAACAACTGGTCAGAAGAAAGGCAACTACACCAATGTCCCGAATCCTGCACCATTTCCTGTACCATATCATGATGACTTTGATT CTTATGCTGAATATAGTGAAGCAGCAAATTTTGCTGACCAAAGTGGTGTATTTGAGATTTACGATACCAAATCATCTCATGGTAAGGTGATGCGTCAGGTTGTATTGGAGCGACCAATAACGTGGTGTAACGATGCGAACCAACCAATCAGTCTACTAGGAGATCAAAGCTG GCAAGATGTGAATGTGTCAGTGGAAGGAATGGTTGAGAAGAACACGTCAGTCTTTGTTGCTGCTCGTGTTCATACTGGAGGTTGTGGAATAGCTGGTACAGATGGCTTCTTCCTCTGGGTGAGTTCTGATGGTCCATTTACTATAACATCAGACCTGG CTGGTAAGAAAGTTCTCAGTAAAGGGGATGGGCATGGCAAGGCAGGCCAGTGGTTCAcattgtctgtacatgtgCTG AAACAGACAGCCATAGCAATGATTGATGGAAAAATAGTttaccagacagacagcttcaCTGGCAGCAGTAGTGGTTGGGCAGCTATTGGAACATCATCATTTGACTATGCTCAGTTTGACAACTTTTATGTGAATTCAA GTGCTTTACCATGCTTATCTCAGCCCTCTGCTGGTCAGAGTGTTGTGATGAGTGCCCAGTCAACTAACAAG ATGTGGCAAATGAACAATGATGGCACTATTCAGCTAGTCAATACGTCGCTCTGTCTTGACCTTAGTGGAAAGACATCTGTTGGAGGCTCAAACGTTGTCATTGAAAAATGTCAATCTG GTTCCTCAACTCAAACATATTTGTATGACAAAGCTCATATGTTGTTGAAACTAAAG CAAAACAACAACTGTTTGGACATCATGAACATGGATACAAGTGAAGGTGCAGAAGTGGAGTTGTGGCCTTGCAATGGTG GTGCCAATCAGCAGTGGATTATCTCATCTGGACCTGGTCTTATCACCACTCAATTGGATAACACTTACCTTGCAGTATGCCGTTGA
- the LOC134190239 gene encoding galactocerebrosidase-like isoform X2 yields the protein MAQTIPFFVASVAVLASGQYVLDNSVGLGRKFDGIGGLSGGGATSRLLSNYPQEQLGQILDYLFKPNFGASLQILKVEIGGDAQSTDGTESSHMHSHDEENYQRGYEWMLMVEAKKRNPDIKLYGLSWAYPAWVGNGSDSPYKFPNLTAEYIVKWVLGAKKYYNLDIDYVGIWNERSYDSTYIKVLRHTLDENKLQHTRIVAHDGGWDIAGNILKDPDLANAVDIIGAHYPGTTSSSDAVMTGKQLWASEDYSTYNDLTGGGCWARLLNQNYVNGNMTSTISWNLIASYYSGLPFYRDGLMTAVHPWTGHYDVESPIWGAAHTTQFTQPGWSYLKHGYGVGHLNNGGSYVTLISPDKKDGTIVIETMSHDHSVCIRPRLSPYSVANQTASFELKGSLANIKTLHVWRTHHDFTGNGTIYFKQMSDIEVAGGKFSLSLDVDSIWTLSTTTGQKKGNYTNVPNPAPFPVPYHDDFDSYAEYSEAANFADQSGVFEIYDTKSSHGKVMRQVVLERPITWCNDANQPISLLGDQSWQDVNVSVEGMVEKNTSVFVAARVHTGGCGIAGTDGFFLWVSSDGPFTITSDLAGKKVLSKGDGHGKAGQWFTLSVHVLKQTAIAMIDGKIVYQTDSFTGSSSGWAAIGTSSFDYAQFDNFYVNSSALPCLSQPSAGQSVVMSAQSTNKMWQMNNDGTIQLVNTSLCLDLSGKTSVGGSNVVIEKCQSD from the exons ATGGCACAGACTATACCGTTTTTCGTTGCATCTGTAGCTGTTCTTGCCAGTGGTCAATACGTACTGGATAACAGCGTCGGGTTGGGCCGAAAGTTTGATGGAATTGGCGGTCTCAGTGGAGGCGGT GCAACTTCTCGTTTACTGTCCAACTACCCACAAGAGCAGCTTGGTCAAATTCTTGATTATTTGTTCAAACCAAACTTTGGAGCTTCACTGCAGATTCTGAAGGTGGAAATAGGAGGTGATGCTCAGAGCACAG ATGGAACTGAATCATCTCACATGCACAGTCATGACGAGGAGAACTACCAGAGGGGATATGAGTGGATGTTGATGGTGGAAGCAAAGAAG AGAAATCCTGACATCAAATTGTATGGTTTGTCATGGGCTTATCCAGCATgg GTTGGCAATGGTTCTGACAGTCCATACAAGTTTCCGAATCTGACTGCTGAATACATTGTCAAATGGGTACTTGGTGCGAAGAAGTATTATAATTTGGACATTGACTATGTTGGG ATTTGGAATGAACGTAGTTATGACTCTACATACATCAAG GTGTTGCGTCATACCTTGGATGAGAACAAGTTGCAGCACACACGTATTGTTGCTCACGATGGTGGTTGGGATATTGCTGGCAATATACTGAAAGATCCCGACCTTGCCAACGCCGTTGACATTATTGG TGCACATTATCCAGGAACGACTAGTTCATCGGATGCTGTGATGACTGGGAAACAATTGTGGGCAAGTGAAGACTACAGCACATACAATGACCTGACTGGCGGAGGCTGTTGGGCCAGA CTGTTGAATCAGAACTATGTCAATGGCAACATGACAAG CACCATATCCTGGAATTTAATTGCCAGCTATTATTCAGGTCTTCCTTTTTATCGAGATGGTCTCATGACAGCAGTCCATCCCTGGACTGgtcactatgatgtggaaAGTCCTATCTGGGGTGCAG cacacacaacacagttTACCCAACCAGGATGGTCATATCTAAAGCATGGATATGGTGTTGGCCATCTTAACAATGGAGGAAGTTATGTCACTCTCATATCACCGGACAAGAAAGATGGTACTATTGTTATAGAGACAATG AGTCATGACCACTCTGTGTGTATTCGACCGAGACTGTCACCTTATAGTGTTGCAAATCAGACAGCCAGTTTCGAACTGAAAGGCAGTTTG GCAAATATCAAAACTTTGCATGTGTGGCGAACACACCATGACTTCACAGGCAATGGCACAATCTATTTTAAGCAGATGAGTGACATCGAG GTTGCTGGAGGGAAATTCAGTTTATCCTTAGATGTTGATAGTATTTGGACGCTCAGCACAACAACTGGTCAGAAGAAAGGCAACTACACCAATGTCCCGAATCCTGCACCATTTCCTGTACCATATCATGATGACTTTGATT CTTATGCTGAATATAGTGAAGCAGCAAATTTTGCTGACCAAAGTGGTGTATTTGAGATTTACGATACCAAATCATCTCATGGTAAGGTGATGCGTCAGGTTGTATTGGAGCGACCAATAACGTGGTGTAACGATGCGAACCAACCAATCAGTCTACTAGGAGATCAAAGCTG GCAAGATGTGAATGTGTCAGTGGAAGGAATGGTTGAGAAGAACACGTCAGTCTTTGTTGCTGCTCGTGTTCATACTGGAGGTTGTGGAATAGCTGGTACAGATGGCTTCTTCCTCTGGGTGAGTTCTGATGGTCCATTTACTATAACATCAGACCTGG CTGGTAAGAAAGTTCTCAGTAAAGGGGATGGGCATGGCAAGGCAGGCCAGTGGTTCAcattgtctgtacatgtgCTG AAACAGACAGCCATAGCAATGATTGATGGAAAAATAGTttaccagacagacagcttcaCTGGCAGCAGTAGTGGTTGGGCAGCTATTGGAACATCATCATTTGACTATGCTCAGTTTGACAACTTTTATGTGAATTCAA GTGCTTTACCATGCTTATCTCAGCCCTCTGCTGGTCAGAGTGTTGTGATGAGTGCCCAGTCAACTAACAAG ATGTGGCAAATGAACAATGATGGCACTATTCAGCTAGTCAATACGTCGCTCTGTCTTGACCTTAGTGGAAAGACATCTGTTGGAGGCTCAAACGTTGTCATTGAAAAATGTCAATCTG ATTGA
- the LOC134190152 gene encoding uncharacterized protein LOC134190152, protein MATTVVTEPQHQQALFPEQHSTGALSSTQVIIIVFGLLGGLFVVGIIVWLIWKRYKKYANYDPRPLLQFSSSIFDPSRSPPTENLSGKWWKRHSSIGYVMQIQYGIRRMWIPTLETIDEDHDEEAVMSSHSRQPLQSAELIEACAHSPCTPRQQNEVTDRYGSFIPL, encoded by the coding sequence ATGGCCACTACTGTAGTCACGGAGCCACAACATCAGCAGGCTTTATTTCCTGAGCAGCATTCGACAGGAGCGCTGTCTTCAACGCAGGTTATCATCATAGTGTTTGGCCTATTGGGCGGCTTGTTCGTTGTCGGTATCATTGTGTGGCTCATCTGGAAGAGATACAAGAAATACGCGAACTATGATCCTCGACCCTTACTTCAGTTTAGTTCAAGTATATTTGATCCTTCCCGTTCTCCACCAACGGAAAATCTCAGTGGCAAGTGGTGGAAACGACACAGCAGCATCGGTTACGTGATGCAAATTCAATATGGAATTAGGAGAATGTGGATACCTACATTGGAAACGATTGATGAAGACCATGACGAAGAAGCAGTGATGTCCAGCCATAGTCGTCAACCACTTCAATCTGCAGAGCTAATAGAGGCATGTGCACATAGTCCGTGCACGCCTAGACAGCAAAATGAAGTGACAGATAGATACGGCAGCTTTATTCCGCTGTAA